A single window of Kitasatospora sp. HUAS MG31 DNA harbors:
- a CDS encoding HNH endonuclease signature motif containing protein: protein MAGIKRSETAASSRPCAIEGCSNLVGRKGAGGLCSKHYQRKLATGSATGTRRPSAEARFFEKVREDNGCWTWTGAVDRSGYGLLSNSAGLDRKRMVKAHRWCYEFLRAEIPPRLELDHLCRNRACVNPWHLEPVTSRVNTLRGRSFSAANARKSACHRGHPFTPANTYVNPAGSRICRACSAASRTAYEQRKSLKKAA from the coding sequence ATGGCAGGAATCAAGCGCAGCGAGACGGCCGCCAGCTCGCGGCCCTGCGCTATCGAAGGCTGCTCCAACCTGGTCGGTCGCAAGGGTGCCGGTGGCCTCTGCTCCAAGCACTACCAGCGAAAGCTGGCTACCGGTTCGGCCACTGGCACTCGGCGGCCATCAGCGGAGGCCCGGTTCTTCGAGAAGGTCCGCGAGGACAACGGCTGCTGGACATGGACAGGTGCCGTGGACAGGTCCGGCTACGGACTGCTCAGCAACTCTGCAGGGCTCGACCGGAAGCGCATGGTCAAGGCCCATCGGTGGTGCTACGAGTTCCTGCGCGCAGAAATACCGCCACGACTGGAGCTTGATCACCTCTGCCGCAACCGGGCGTGTGTGAATCCCTGGCACCTCGAACCGGTCACCAGCCGCGTCAACACGCTTCGAGGACGGTCCTTCAGCGCCGCGAACGCGCGCAAGTCCGCCTGCCATCGAGGTCACCCGTTCACGCCTGCGAACACGTACGTCAACCCTGCGGGGAGCCGGATCTGCCGAGCTTGCTCCGCCGCCAGCCGCACTGCCTATGAGCAGCGGAAATCCCTCAAGAAAGCAGCATGA
- a CDS encoding Holliday junction endonuclease, translating to MNTTPRILGLDLSLTATGVCMPDGTTLTITTKTKDGDRRLVQIADTMARIAAEGADLAVIEDLPKHAMSAGITGMVHGIARAALVRAGIPYALVSPATLKSYATDNGAAGKADMSAAARRAAGVVFADDNQCDAWWLQQAGLDWLGHPRFVVPAHQRARLAKAKWPTLCLGVAA from the coding sequence ATGAACACGACCCCGCGGATCCTCGGCCTCGACCTGTCCCTCACCGCCACCGGCGTGTGCATGCCCGACGGAACCACTCTCACCATCACCACCAAGACCAAGGACGGCGACCGGCGCCTCGTCCAGATCGCAGACACGATGGCCCGCATCGCCGCCGAAGGCGCCGACCTCGCGGTCATCGAGGACCTGCCCAAGCACGCCATGTCCGCCGGGATCACCGGCATGGTCCACGGAATCGCCCGCGCCGCACTGGTGCGGGCCGGCATCCCGTACGCGCTCGTCTCCCCGGCGACGCTCAAGTCCTACGCGACGGACAACGGGGCGGCGGGCAAGGCCGATATGTCGGCCGCGGCCCGTAGGGCCGCGGGGGTCGTGTTCGCCGACGACAACCAGTGCGACGCGTGGTGGCTGCAACAGGCCGGCCTGGACTGGCTCGGCCACCCCCGGTTCGTAGTCCCGGCCCACCAGCGGGCCCGGCTCGCGAAGGCCAAGTGGCCGACCCTGTGCCTGGGGGTGGCGGCGTGA
- a CDS encoding response regulator transcription factor has protein sequence MADAPFPDDGGDVVTAHPHGLLDVSPLGVDVLRILARGLDMPAIAREMDISVHTARRHLKTAMEQLDAANPTQAVAIAIGRGLLALNVALTPGIAGGSRVR, from the coding sequence GTGGCCGATGCGCCCTTTCCCGATGACGGCGGTGACGTCGTGACCGCCCACCCGCACGGCCTGCTCGACGTCAGCCCCCTCGGTGTGGACGTGCTCAGGATCCTCGCCCGCGGCCTGGACATGCCCGCCATCGCACGGGAGATGGACATCAGCGTCCACACCGCTCGCAGGCACCTGAAGACCGCGATGGAGCAGCTCGACGCCGCGAACCCGACGCAGGCCGTCGCCATCGCGATTGGCCGCGGCCTGCTCGCCCTCAATGTCGCTCTCACCCCGGGAATCGCTGGAGGTAGCCGTGTTCGGTAG
- a CDS encoding exonuclease domain-containing protein — protein sequence MSLKSIRRAGFDTETTSPDPETARIVTAALVFRGGNKPAQDYTWLINPGVEIPAEATAIHGITTEQAQAEGQDPKVALEEIADMLTRAIAYGMPIVAFNLSFDWTVFDRDLRRHGLAPMTERLVGIAAPALIDPHVIDKQVDRYRKGSGMRKLQPTADVYGIEITDWHTAQADALAALLIAEAQFERYPWLADRGPAGLYEAQQTWRREQQAGLQEWFRTKATPEQGGDPDKVIDGSWPMRPFPMTAVTS from the coding sequence ATGAGCTTGAAGAGCATCCGCCGGGCCGGCTTCGACACCGAGACCACCAGCCCCGATCCGGAGACCGCCCGCATCGTCACCGCAGCGCTGGTCTTCCGCGGCGGCAACAAGCCCGCCCAGGACTACACGTGGCTGATCAACCCCGGCGTCGAGATCCCCGCCGAGGCCACCGCAATCCACGGCATCACCACCGAGCAGGCCCAGGCCGAGGGGCAGGACCCGAAGGTCGCGCTGGAGGAGATCGCGGACATGCTGACCCGCGCCATCGCCTACGGCATGCCGATCGTCGCGTTCAACCTCAGCTTCGACTGGACCGTGTTCGACAGGGATCTGCGCCGCCACGGACTCGCGCCGATGACCGAGCGCCTGGTCGGCATCGCGGCGCCCGCGCTGATCGATCCTCACGTCATCGACAAGCAGGTCGACCGGTACCGCAAGGGCTCAGGGATGCGGAAGCTCCAGCCGACCGCCGACGTGTACGGCATCGAGATCACCGACTGGCACACGGCCCAGGCTGACGCGCTCGCGGCGCTGCTCATCGCCGAGGCCCAGTTCGAGCGGTACCCGTGGCTCGCTGACCGCGGGCCGGCAGGCCTGTACGAGGCGCAGCAGACGTGGCGTCGGGAGCAGCAGGCCGGGCTGCAGGAGTGGTTCCGGACGAAGGCCACGCCGGAGCAGGGCGGGGACCCGGACAAGGTGATCGACGGGTCGTGGCCGATGCGCCCTTTCCCGATGACGGCGGTGACGTCGTGA
- a CDS encoding DUF6197 family protein produces MHNPSELAGIFTRAAQHISRHGYHKGAFYAPDIDSYGRPRYASTPHQDRPADFVGAIRIAATGHPLETSALVDAALQFASRQLPTEPPATDGVDDYVEHLAYWNDEEQRTAASVASFLHQLAVQVTVPQLCLAVAA; encoded by the coding sequence ATGCACAACCCTAGCGAACTCGCGGGCATCTTCACCCGCGCCGCCCAGCACATCAGCCGCCACGGCTACCACAAGGGCGCCTTCTACGCCCCCGACATCGACAGCTACGGCCGCCCGCGCTACGCCTCCACCCCGCACCAGGACCGGCCGGCCGACTTCGTCGGCGCGATCCGTATCGCCGCGACCGGGCACCCGCTGGAGACCTCGGCCCTCGTCGACGCCGCGCTGCAGTTCGCGTCCCGGCAGCTGCCGACCGAGCCGCCGGCCACGGACGGCGTCGACGACTACGTCGAGCACCTCGCGTACTGGAACGACGAGGAGCAGCGGACCGCCGCGAGCGTGGCCAGCTTCCTCCACCAGCTGGCCGTCCAGGTGACCGTCCCGCAGCTGTGTCTGGCGGTGGCGGCGTGA
- a CDS encoding helix-turn-helix domain-containing protein, which produces MRHEAPMRLNTQRLRTAAAEHGDTSDYQIAGRTGLSKSTLSRLTNGKCLPQAATLMRFRRAYGLSADDLLVADDLPAAA; this is translated from the coding sequence ATGCGCCACGAAGCCCCCATGCGCCTCAATACCCAGCGCCTCCGCACAGCCGCCGCCGAACACGGCGACACCAGCGACTACCAGATCGCCGGACGTACGGGGCTCAGCAAGTCCACGCTCTCCAGGCTCACCAACGGCAAGTGCCTACCCCAGGCCGCCACGCTCATGCGGTTCCGCCGCGCGTACGGCCTCAGCGCCGACGACCTCCTCGTCGCCGACGACCTGCCGGCCGCAGCATGA
- a CDS encoding helix-turn-helix domain-containing protein: MTISEQYAAWLANAMRSAGLDIDRQRGGGRKALAEAIGVSGSTVARWLDAKAVPSPEYFEPIADTVGVPVVNMLIESGIISAESVTPQTHTGVRSQPITPAQAADELGLTDPVERARFMRDLARRNRRHLRIAEDEGEAGGAVAH; this comes from the coding sequence ATGACCATTTCAGAGCAGTACGCGGCATGGCTCGCCAACGCCATGCGAAGCGCCGGCCTCGACATCGACCGCCAGCGAGGCGGTGGCCGGAAGGCGCTCGCCGAAGCCATCGGCGTCTCCGGCAGCACCGTCGCACGGTGGCTCGACGCCAAGGCCGTGCCCAGCCCCGAGTACTTCGAGCCCATCGCCGACACGGTCGGGGTGCCAGTAGTCAACATGCTGATTGAAAGTGGAATCATTTCGGCCGAATCAGTGACGCCACAGACACATACAGGCGTACGATCTCAGCCCATCACCCCCGCGCAAGCGGCCGACGAACTCGGCCTCACGGACCCCGTGGAGCGAGCACGCTTCATGCGAGACCTCGCACGCCGAAACCGTCGCCACCTGCGCATTGCCGAGGACGAGGGCGAAGCAGGGGGTGCCGTCGCGCACTAA